Proteins encoded by one window of Chondromyces crocatus:
- a CDS encoding tetratricopeptide repeat protein: MRARWITVGLTVQAAFFAVGLAPPAHAQPASLEAIEQAKATAKASAERGMEQFTAEQYEEAIRSFEEAHRAYQAPTFIVKIAQAQENLGRLIEARASYQRVLDEQLTHYAPKVFFDAQAQAKAGIEALTPRIPRVEVVVTGAPADRISVLVDGRAAQAGVQAMNPGEHTVTAAAPGRVTVTQTLDLAERAKERVVLALKAPAPPAGVSSAETNSVTHQASSPVSTSPEGRRGFVTPALGAFGLAAIGLGVGTVTGVLAMGAAGQLDEECVGGRCFDDAGGDAYDRASTLGTIATVGFVVGGVAAAAGVTLLLWPAGEKPQVQAGVRVAPGWIGLQGRF; this comes from the coding sequence ATGCGCGCACGATGGATCACGGTGGGATTGACCGTTCAGGCAGCGTTCTTCGCGGTCGGCCTCGCGCCCCCCGCGCACGCGCAACCGGCGTCGCTCGAAGCCATCGAGCAAGCAAAGGCCACGGCGAAGGCCTCCGCGGAGCGGGGCATGGAGCAGTTCACCGCGGAGCAGTACGAGGAGGCGATCCGGTCGTTCGAGGAGGCTCACCGGGCCTACCAGGCGCCCACGTTCATCGTGAAGATCGCGCAGGCGCAGGAGAACCTGGGTCGGCTGATCGAGGCACGGGCTTCGTATCAGCGGGTGCTCGACGAGCAGCTCACCCACTACGCCCCCAAGGTGTTCTTCGATGCGCAAGCGCAAGCAAAGGCGGGGATCGAGGCGCTGACGCCGCGCATCCCGAGGGTCGAGGTGGTGGTGACGGGCGCCCCGGCGGATCGGATCTCGGTGCTGGTGGACGGGCGTGCCGCGCAGGCTGGCGTGCAGGCGATGAACCCGGGCGAGCACACGGTGACGGCGGCTGCGCCAGGCCGGGTGACGGTGACGCAGACGCTCGACCTCGCCGAGAGGGCGAAGGAGCGGGTCGTGCTGGCGTTGAAGGCGCCAGCGCCACCTGCGGGTGTTTCGTCGGCGGAGACGAACTCGGTGACCCACCAAGCGTCGTCGCCCGTGTCGACGAGTCCGGAGGGGAGAAGGGGCTTCGTGACGCCGGCGCTCGGGGCGTTCGGGCTCGCGGCGATCGGGTTGGGGGTGGGGACGGTGACCGGGGTGCTCGCGATGGGCGCTGCGGGTCAGCTCGACGAGGAATGTGTCGGAGGCCGCTGCTTCGACGATGCGGGAGGTGACGCCTACGATCGCGCGAGCACGCTGGGGACGATCGCGACGGTGGGTTTCGTGGTGGGGGGCGTGGCCGCGGCGGCGGGGGTGACGTTGCTGCTCTGGCCCGCCGGGGAGAAGCCGCAGGTGCAAGCAGGGGTGCGCGTGGCGCCGGGCTGGATCGGTCTGCAGGGGAGGTTCTGA